Proteins from a single region of Fusobacterium gonidiaformans ATCC 25563:
- the lon gene encoding endopeptidase La, translated as MEKTSFLPTRDLIIFPGVVTPIYVGRKDSLTTLEEAVKNKNKLILGLQKDPNVEEPDLDKGIYKVGILVSILQVIKMPNNNIKVLVEGESRVKISNVSLTNGHYEADYTFVRELAKKSKETEAIFRKVFSYFEKYLSFAGKSAVELLVTLKNNKDFSLSFDVIAANLPITTDLKQELVEIFNIRDRGYRLLDILSNEMEIVSLEKKIDDKVKSKMNEAQKAYYLKEKISALKEELGDYSQDDDILELVDKMKEANLPEEVQKKLENEVKKLSKMQLFSAESSVTRNYIETVLDLPWNNTTEDILDIKVSSDILERDHYGLKEPKTKVLDYLAVKKLNPEAKGSILCLVGPPGVGKTSLVKSIADSMGRAFVRVSLGGVRDEAEIRGHRRTYVGSMPGKIMKALKEAGTNNPVILLDEIDKMSSDMKGDPASAMLEVLDPEQNKSFEDHFVDMPFDLSKVFFVATANSLYPVSRPLIDRMEIVELDSYTEYEKLHIAKQYLIKQARKENGLEKISLSITDKAISRIINEYTAEPGVRNLKRQIIKLCRKLARIVVEEGRETIKIGVKDLETYLGKPIYRKETRRKEETRIGSVNGLGVTSVGGCTLPVQAVTVPGKGGLSVTGKLGDVMKESVEVAFNYVKSNLDYYVPHDEEFFAKKNIHIHFPDGATPKDGPSAGIAITTAIISVLCNREIRQDVAMTGEVSLLGDVLPIGGVKEKVLGAHRGGIREVIIPEGNARDQEDIPEEIKGEMKIHIAKTYADVEKIIFADKK; from the coding sequence ATGGAAAAAACGTCATTTTTACCGACGAGAGATCTTATCATTTTTCCAGGAGTTGTCACTCCTATCTATGTAGGAAGAAAAGACAGTTTGACAACTTTGGAAGAAGCAGTCAAGAATAAAAATAAATTGATTTTGGGATTACAAAAAGATCCCAATGTAGAAGAGCCGGATTTGGATAAGGGAATTTACAAGGTAGGAATTTTAGTTTCGATCTTACAAGTGATTAAAATGCCAAATAACAATATCAAAGTGTTAGTAGAGGGAGAAAGTCGAGTTAAAATTTCAAATGTTAGCTTAACAAATGGTCATTACGAAGCTGACTATACCTTTGTAAGAGAATTGGCAAAAAAATCAAAAGAAACAGAAGCAATTTTTAGAAAAGTATTTTCTTATTTTGAAAAATATCTTTCTTTTGCAGGGAAAAGTGCAGTGGAATTATTAGTGACTTTAAAAAACAATAAAGATTTCAGTTTATCTTTTGATGTGATTGCAGCAAATTTACCAATTACAACAGACTTAAAACAAGAATTGGTAGAAATTTTTAATATCCGAGATCGAGGGTATCGATTGTTGGATATTCTGAGCAATGAAATGGAGATTGTCAGTCTTGAGAAAAAGATTGACGATAAAGTGAAATCAAAAATGAATGAAGCACAAAAAGCTTATTATTTAAAAGAAAAGATTTCTGCTTTAAAAGAAGAGTTGGGAGATTATTCTCAAGACGATGATATTTTAGAATTAGTAGATAAAATGAAGGAAGCAAATCTTCCGGAAGAAGTACAAAAGAAGTTGGAGAATGAAGTTAAAAAGTTATCCAAGATGCAGCTGTTTTCCGCAGAATCTTCTGTTACTAGAAACTATATTGAAACCGTGTTAGATCTGCCATGGAACAATACTACCGAAGATATTTTGGATATTAAAGTTTCCTCTGACATTTTAGAAAGAGATCATTACGGTTTGAAAGAGCCCAAAACAAAAGTTTTGGATTATTTGGCTGTGAAGAAATTAAATCCAGAAGCAAAAGGAAGTATTTTATGTTTAGTAGGACCTCCCGGAGTTGGAAAAACTTCTCTTGTGAAATCCATTGCGGATTCTATGGGAAGAGCTTTTGTACGAGTTTCTTTGGGAGGAGTCCGAGATGAAGCGGAAATTCGAGGACATAGAAGAACCTATGTAGGTTCTATGCCGGGAAAAATTATGAAGGCTTTAAAAGAAGCAGGAACTAATAATCCTGTGATTCTATTGGATGAAATCGATAAGATGTCAAGTGATATGAAGGGAGATCCGGCTTCTGCAATGCTAGAAGTATTAGATCCGGAACAAAATAAATCTTTTGAAGATCATTTTGTGGATATGCCATTTGATTTATCGAAGGTGTTCTTTGTGGCAACAGCCAATAGTTTATATCCGGTAAGTAGACCTTTGATCGACAGAATGGAGATTGTAGAATTGGATTCCTATACAGAGTATGAAAAATTACATATTGCAAAGCAATATTTGATTAAGCAAGCTCGAAAAGAAAATGGATTGGAAAAAATTTCCTTAAGTATTACGGATAAAGCAATTTCTAGAATTATCAATGAGTACACAGCAGAACCGGGAGTTCGTAATTTAAAAAGACAAATTATTAAGTTATGCAGAAAACTAGCTAGAATTGTGGTAGAAGAAGGAAGAGAAACAATTAAAATAGGTGTGAAAGATTTAGAAACTTATCTTGGAAAACCAATTTATAGAAAAGAAACAAGAAGAAAAGAAGAAACTCGAATTGGTTCTGTCAATGGATTGGGAGTAACTTCTGTGGGTGGATGTACCTTGCCGGTGCAGGCTGTAACAGTTCCGGGGAAAGGTGGCTTGAGTGTTACCGGAAAATTAGGAGATGTGATGAAGGAATCCGTTGAAGTGGCTTTCAATTATGTGAAATCAAATCTAGATTACTATGTTCCTCATGATGAAGAATTTTTTGCAAAGAAAAATATTCATATTCACTTTCCGGATGGTGCTACTCCGAAAGATGGCCCATCAGCAGGGATTGCAATTACAACAGCAATTATTTCCGTTCTTTGTAACCGAGAGATTCGTCAAGATGTAGCTATGACAGGAGAAGTTTCACTCTTAGGAGATGTTCTTCCTATTGGTGGTGTGAAAGAAAAAGTCTTAGGAGCTCATCGAGGAGGAATTCGAGAAGTGATTATTCCAGAAGGAAATGCGAGAGATCAGGAAGATATTCCGGAAGAGATCAAAGGGGAAATGAAAATTCATATTGCCAAAACCTATGCAGATGTGGAAAAGATCATATTTGCAGATAAAAAATAA
- the clpX gene encoding ATP-dependent Clp protease ATP-binding subunit ClpX — MKDKELEHCSFCGKSENEVAKLFAGRDGSLICDECIDQCYNMLMMDEEEEYLPATGDTIQIQQMEMLKPEEIKEKLDDYVIGQERAKKILAVAVYNHYKRLLYKEKQEKKKSKDNDEVELQKSNVLLIGPTGSGKTLLAQTLARILKVPFAIADATTLTEAGYVGDDVENVLVRLIQAADYNIENAEKGIIYIDEFDKIARKSENVSITRDVSGEGVQQALLKIIEGTLSQVPPEGGRKHPNQPLIEIDTSNILFIVGGAFEGLGKVIQGRLHKKTLGFGADIQAPKEQVGEGEFLSQVLPEDITKRGIIPELVGRLPIIANLEDLDEKAFINILTKPKNAIVKQYQKLFQMEGVELEFTEEALAEVAHLAMSRKIGARGLRSILENTMLEMMYRLPSDSSIQKVILGKEAVLDHNKVEIIRN; from the coding sequence ATGAAAGACAAAGAATTAGAACATTGTTCCTTTTGTGGAAAGAGTGAAAACGAAGTTGCCAAATTATTTGCTGGGAGAGATGGCTCTTTAATTTGTGATGAATGTATCGATCAATGTTATAATATGTTAATGATGGATGAGGAAGAAGAGTATCTTCCGGCGACAGGGGATACCATTCAAATACAACAAATGGAAATGTTGAAGCCCGAAGAAATCAAAGAAAAATTAGATGATTATGTCATAGGACAAGAAAGAGCAAAGAAAATTTTAGCAGTGGCTGTTTATAATCACTATAAAAGATTACTATACAAAGAAAAACAAGAAAAAAAGAAATCAAAAGATAATGATGAAGTAGAGTTACAAAAATCAAATGTGTTATTGATCGGTCCTACCGGATCCGGAAAAACCTTATTGGCTCAAACTTTAGCAAGAATTTTAAAAGTTCCTTTTGCGATTGCTGATGCTACAACTTTGACAGAAGCAGGTTATGTAGGAGATGACGTTGAAAATGTATTAGTACGTTTGATTCAAGCAGCAGATTATAATATTGAAAATGCAGAAAAAGGAATTATTTATATTGATGAATTTGATAAGATTGCTAGAAAATCAGAGAATGTATCAATTACCAGAGATGTTTCCGGAGAAGGAGTACAACAAGCTCTTTTAAAAATTATTGAAGGAACTCTTTCACAAGTTCCACCGGAAGGAGGAAGAAAGCATCCGAATCAACCTTTAATAGAAATTGATACAAGTAATATTTTATTTATTGTAGGAGGGGCTTTTGAAGGGCTTGGAAAGGTAATTCAAGGTCGATTACATAAAAAAACCTTAGGTTTTGGAGCAGATATTCAAGCACCGAAAGAACAAGTAGGAGAAGGAGAATTTTTAAGCCAAGTTCTTCCAGAAGACATTACAAAAAGAGGAATTATTCCGGAATTGGTAGGAAGACTTCCTATTATTGCAAATTTAGAGGATTTGGATGAAAAAGCCTTTATCAATATTTTAACCAAACCCAAAAATGCAATTGTAAAACAATATCAAAAACTATTCCAAATGGAAGGAGTAGAATTAGAATTTACAGAAGAAGCCTTAGCAGAAGTGGCACATTTGGCAATGAGTCGAAAAATTGGAGCGAGAGGATTACGATCTATTTTAGAAAATACAATGTTAGAGATGATGTATCGTTTACCGTCGGATTCTAGTATCCAGAAGGTAATTTTAGGAAAAGAAGCCGTATTAGACCACAATAAAGTGGAGATTATACGGAATTAA
- a CDS encoding ATP-dependent Clp protease proteolytic subunit, with amino-acid sequence MYNPTVIDNDGRQERHFDIFSRLLRDRIIFLGTEVNDQVAASLVAQLLYLEAEDPTKDIILYINSPGGSVSAGLAIYDTMNYVKPDIQTVCIGQAASMGAFLLSAGTKGKRFALENSRIMIHQPLGGTGSGYHQATDVQIIAKELQATKEKLASIIAKNSGKTTEEVLEDTERDNYLTAEEAVNYGLIDMVMKAR; translated from the coding sequence ATGTATAATCCAACAGTTATAGACAACGACGGAAGACAAGAAAGACATTTTGATATTTTTTCAAGACTTCTTCGAGATAGAATTATTTTTTTAGGAACAGAAGTGAATGATCAAGTAGCTGCCTCTTTGGTGGCACAACTTTTATATTTGGAAGCAGAAGACCCTACGAAAGATATAATTTTATATATCAATAGTCCGGGGGGATCCGTATCTGCAGGACTAGCTATCTATGATACGATGAATTATGTAAAACCGGATATTCAAACAGTATGTATCGGACAAGCAGCAAGTATGGGAGCTTTTTTACTTTCCGCAGGGACGAAAGGAAAACGTTTTGCTCTGGAAAATTCTAGAATTATGATTCATCAACCGTTAGGGGGAACGGGATCCGGTTACCATCAAGCGACAGATGTACAAATTATTGCAAAGGAATTGCAAGCAACGAAGGAAAAATTAGCAAGTATTATTGCCAAAAATTCCGGAAAGACAACAGAAGAAGTTTTAGAAGATACGGAAAGAGATAACTATTTGACAGCAGAAGAAGCTGTGAACTATGGTTTGATTGATATGGTTATGAAGGCACGATAG
- the tig gene encoding trigger factor has translation MKYEVKKLEQSAVAISMKLEGTEFLPIRDKVVAKIGKEVEIKGFRKGHAPADAVLAQYKDAVIDEVTQEVVNSNMETIIREKEIAPISTIRNPKVTMNDDSFEMDFEIDVYPEIKLGEYKGISAEKEAFEFKEEMLTQRMESMRTSKAKLVDCPEDHKAEMGDTVNLAFEGFIDGVPFEGGKADSHQLKLGTKSFIDTFEDQLVGYVKGQEGEVKVNFPEEYHAPELAGKPAIFKVKINAIQKMETPEMNDELAKELGFESVEDLKTKTTENIIAEGTQRAEDEYLGKLILKVVEASEFEVPVSMVQQEIQNEMRRFEQQLQQQGLSLDMYMQMMGGDRKAFEEQIRPMVEPRIKSDLVLAEIARNEKIEATDEDVTEKMAEVAKMYGMEVAKMEEELKAHNQLDAFKYSVRAEIVMKKTIDFIKAEAK, from the coding sequence ATGAAGTACGAAGTAAAGAAATTAGAACAATCTGCAGTAGCGATTTCTATGAAGTTGGAAGGAACAGAATTTTTACCAATTCGAGATAAAGTTGTTGCAAAAATTGGAAAGGAAGTAGAAATCAAAGGGTTCCGAAAAGGACATGCACCTGCAGATGCTGTTTTAGCACAATACAAGGATGCAGTTATCGATGAAGTGACACAAGAAGTGGTAAACTCAAATATGGAAACTATCATTCGAGAAAAAGAAATTGCTCCAATCAGCACTATTAGAAATCCAAAAGTAACTATGAATGATGATAGTTTTGAAATGGATTTTGAAATTGATGTATATCCAGAAATTAAATTAGGGGAATATAAAGGAATTTCTGCTGAAAAAGAAGCTTTTGAATTCAAAGAAGAAATGTTAACTCAAAGAATGGAAAGCATGAGAACAAGCAAAGCAAAATTAGTAGACTGCCCTGAAGATCACAAAGCAGAAATGGGAGATACTGTCAACTTAGCTTTTGAAGGATTCATTGATGGAGTTCCATTTGAAGGAGGAAAAGCAGATTCTCATCAATTGAAATTAGGAACAAAATCTTTCATTGATACTTTTGAAGACCAATTAGTAGGATATGTAAAAGGACAAGAAGGAGAAGTAAAGGTAAACTTCCCAGAAGAATATCATGCTCCTGAATTAGCTGGAAAACCTGCTATATTTAAAGTAAAAATCAATGCAATTCAAAAGATGGAAACACCTGAAATGAATGATGAATTAGCAAAAGAATTAGGATTTGAATCTGTGGAAGATTTAAAAACAAAGACAACAGAAAATATCATTGCAGAAGGAACTCAAAGAGCAGAAGACGAATACTTGGGAAAATTGATTTTAAAAGTAGTAGAAGCTTCTGAATTTGAAGTACCAGTTTCTATGGTACAACAAGAAATCCAAAATGAAATGAGAAGATTTGAACAACAATTACAACAACAAGGATTGTCTTTAGATATGTACATGCAAATGATGGGTGGAGATAGAAAAGCTTTTGAAGAACAAATCAGACCTATGGTAGAACCAAGAATCAAAAGTGATTTAGTGCTTGCAGAAATTGCTAGAAATGAAAAAATTGAAGCAACAGATGAAGATGTTACTGAAAAAATGGCAGAAGTAGCAAAAATGTATGGTATGGAAGTAGCAAAAATGGAAGAAGAATTAAAAGCACACAATCAATTAGATGCTTTCAAATATTCTGTAAGAGCAGAAATCGTTATGAAAAAAACAATCGATTTTATTAAAGCAGAAGCAAAATAA
- the recJ gene encoding single-stranded-DNA-specific exonuclease RecJ, producing MGGYNSEKLLSTLLKNRGIQDFSKLHEFINPSVSSFRDPFLFENMETIVSMLEKAKKEGSRICIYGDYDVDGITGTAFLVKVFRQIGMDTLYYIPSRDEEGYGLTKKNIDFLLEKGVKLVITVDTGYNSLEDIAYAKSKSMEVIISDHHKTVREEGDEDILFLNPKLSQSYEFKFLSGAGVALKIAQALYQRLHLDLNELYQYLDIIMIGTIADVVPMVDENRIIIKNGLRILQKTKVKGLSYLLKYLKFGDKHINTTDVSYYISPLINSLGRVGTSRIAADFFIKEDDFEIYNIIEEMKKLNKKRRELEKNIYDDAIHSIEKNGKKGLKCIFLANRRWHPGVIGVVSSRLSLKFQVPVVLIALEGKLGKASCRSVRNISVYNILEEVKEDLVRYGGHDLAAGFTIEEEKVEKVRQYFMEYLSRDTQAVERKKKYTIDMELPLEAIGENLLKDIEKISPFGSENPHPLFLEKNLNFREIRKFGVDQRHFNGTLVKAGREYPAVGFDLGHRIQLDTYLAQTFDIVYYPEKVNLHGEKMIQIRIKDIIIKDEFYDIFIKS from the coding sequence ATGGGAGGGTATAATTCAGAGAAACTACTAAGCACCCTTTTAAAAAATAGAGGGATTCAAGATTTTTCAAAGCTTCATGAATTTATAAACCCTAGTGTTTCTTCTTTTCGAGATCCCTTTCTGTTTGAAAATATGGAAACTATTGTTTCTATGTTGGAGAAGGCAAAGAAAGAGGGAAGTAGAATTTGTATTTATGGGGACTATGATGTCGATGGAATTACAGGAACCGCTTTTTTGGTAAAGGTATTTCGGCAAATTGGAATGGATACCTTGTATTATATTCCGAGTCGAGATGAAGAAGGCTATGGATTGACTAAAAAAAATATAGACTTCTTATTGGAAAAAGGAGTAAAACTTGTTATTACTGTGGACACAGGATACAATTCCTTGGAAGATATTGCTTATGCAAAATCAAAAAGCATGGAAGTGATTATTAGTGATCATCATAAGACAGTTCGAGAAGAAGGAGATGAAGATATTTTATTTCTAAACCCAAAACTAAGTCAAAGTTATGAATTTAAATTTTTGTCCGGAGCAGGAGTTGCACTAAAAATTGCACAAGCTTTGTATCAAAGATTGCATTTAGACTTAAATGAACTATATCAATATTTGGATATTATCATGATAGGAACCATTGCTGATGTGGTTCCTATGGTAGATGAAAATCGAATTATTATTAAAAATGGACTTAGAATTTTACAGAAAACAAAGGTAAAAGGTTTATCCTATTTATTAAAATATTTGAAATTTGGAGATAAGCATATCAATACGACAGATGTAAGTTATTACATTTCTCCTTTGATTAACTCTTTAGGAAGAGTTGGAACTTCTAGAATTGCAGCAGATTTTTTTATCAAAGAAGATGATTTTGAGATCTATAATATCATTGAAGAAATGAAAAAGTTGAATAAAAAGCGAAGAGAATTAGAAAAAAATATTTACGATGATGCGATTCATTCCATTGAAAAAAATGGGAAAAAAGGTTTGAAATGTATCTTTTTAGCAAATAGGCGTTGGCATCCCGGTGTAATTGGAGTTGTGTCTTCTAGACTAAGTTTGAAATTTCAAGTTCCCGTAGTATTGATTGCTTTAGAGGGAAAATTGGGGAAAGCTTCTTGTAGAAGTGTAAGAAATATTAGTGTTTATAACATTTTAGAAGAAGTAAAAGAGGATTTAGTTCGTTATGGAGGGCATGATCTAGCAGCAGGATTTACGATTGAAGAAGAAAAAGTGGAAAAGGTAAGACAATACTTTATGGAGTATCTTTCACGAGATACACAAGCTGTAGAAAGAAAAAAGAAGTATACGATTGATATGGAATTACCTTTGGAAGCTATCGGAGAGAATTTGTTGAAGGATATTGAAAAAATTAGTCCTTTTGGATCAGAAAATCCACATCCTCTATTTTTAGAGAAAAATTTAAATTTTCGAGAGATTCGAAAGTTTGGAGTGGATCAAAGACATTTTAATGGAACCTTAGTCAAAGCCGGAAGAGAATATCCAGCCGTTGGATTTGATTTGGGACATCGTATTCAATTAGATACTTATTTGGCACAAACATTTGACATAGTATATTATCCTGAAAAGGTCAATCTCCATGGAGAGAAAATGATTCAAATTAGGATTAAAGATATAATTATTAAAGATGAATTTTATGATATATTCATCAAATCATAA
- the rbfA gene encoding 30S ribosome-binding factor RbfA: MKRQRLAGIEKEISRVISSVLFSEIKNPNIRGLVSVTKVRVTEDLKFADTYFSIMPPIASEGQKPVEREKILEALEEVRGFFRKRIAEEINLRFVPEVRVKLDDSIEHAIHITKLLNDLKGS, encoded by the coding sequence ATGAAAAGACAAAGATTAGCAGGAATTGAAAAAGAAATTTCAAGAGTCATCTCTTCTGTCTTGTTTAGTGAAATCAAAAATCCAAATATTCGTGGCCTAGTTTCTGTGACAAAAGTACGAGTAACAGAAGATTTGAAGTTTGCAGATACTTATTTCAGTATTATGCCACCGATCGCTTCTGAAGGACAAAAACCAGTAGAGCGAGAAAAAATATTGGAAGCCTTGGAAGAAGTGCGAGGATTCTTTCGAAAGAGAATTGCAGAAGAAATCAATCTACGATTTGTACCTGAGGTACGAGTGAAGCTGGATGATTCGATTGAACATGCAATTCATATCACTAAACTCTTAAACGATTTAAAAGGATCGTGA